A genomic segment from Rahnella aceris encodes:
- a CDS encoding PsiF family protein: protein MRLPVVLSLLATLCAAGSALAADPVKVPSPAQTEQRQKMTDCNQQATTQSLKGDERKKFMSNCLKAEAKTDDKMNPQQMKMKTCNADAAKQNLKGDARKSFMSTCLKKAS from the coding sequence ATGCGTTTACCTGTTGTGCTATCCCTGCTGGCAACGCTGTGCGCGGCGGGTTCCGCTCTGGCGGCGGACCCGGTGAAAGTCCCTTCTCCTGCTCAGACTGAGCAACGCCAAAAAATGACCGATTGTAATCAGCAGGCCACTACGCAGTCCCTGAAAGGGGATGAACGTAAAAAATTCATGAGCAATTGTCTGAAAGCAGAGGCTAAAACTGACGATAAAATGAATCCTCAGCAGATGAAAATGAAAACCTGTAATGCCGATGCCGCGAAGCAAAATCTGAAAGGCGATGCGCGTAAATCCTTCATGAGTACCTGCCTGAAAAAAGCCAGCTGA
- the galM gene encoding galactose-1-epimerase — translation MLKPENTQLAPDGQPFEQVTLQNAAGATATFMDWGATWLSFTLPLTDGSTRELLLGCQSPQEYMNQSAYLGATVGRYANRIARSQFDIDGKPHLVVANQGVHQLHGGPEGFHARRWTILEQTAQKLTFQLFSADGDQGYPGNMTAKVHYQLTDDNRLEIRYEATVDKLCPVNLTNHAYFNLDGEGTDARQHKLQLFADRFLPVDSDGIPCADPTPVENTGMNFNAAKTLAKDFLTDRDQQRVKGYDHAYLLNRTCNSGSNPAAHLWSADGKVKMTMFTSAPAVQLYSGNFLGGTPNRSGGEYASYSGVALESEFLPDSPNHATWPQPSCWVKPGQTYKSSTTYQFFAL, via the coding sequence ATGCTAAAACCTGAAAACACGCAACTGGCGCCCGATGGCCAGCCGTTTGAACAGGTTACGCTACAGAATGCGGCAGGTGCCACCGCCACATTCATGGACTGGGGCGCGACCTGGTTATCCTTTACCCTGCCGCTGACAGATGGCTCCACGCGTGAACTGCTGCTGGGCTGCCAGTCGCCGCAGGAATACATGAACCAGAGCGCGTATCTGGGCGCGACCGTCGGACGTTATGCCAACCGTATCGCCCGCTCGCAGTTTGATATTGACGGCAAACCGCATCTGGTGGTCGCCAATCAGGGCGTGCATCAGCTTCACGGCGGGCCGGAAGGTTTCCATGCGCGTCGCTGGACTATTCTCGAACAGACCGCGCAGAAGCTGACGTTCCAGCTATTTTCGGCCGACGGCGATCAGGGTTATCCGGGCAACATGACGGCGAAAGTGCATTACCAGCTGACTGACGATAACCGTCTGGAAATCCGTTACGAAGCGACGGTTGATAAGCTGTGCCCGGTCAATCTGACCAATCATGCCTATTTCAATCTCGACGGCGAAGGCACCGATGCGCGCCAGCACAAGCTGCAACTGTTTGCGGACCGTTTCCTGCCGGTCGACAGCGATGGCATTCCCTGTGCGGATCCGACCCCGGTTGAAAACACCGGCATGAATTTCAACGCAGCCAAAACGCTGGCGAAAGATTTCCTCACCGACCGCGACCAGCAACGCGTGAAAGGCTATGACCACGCCTATCTGCTCAACCGCACCTGCAACAGCGGCAGCAATCCGGCAGCGCATTTGTGGTCTGCCGACGGCAAAGTCAAAATGACAATGTTTACGTCTGCGCCCGCCGTGCAACTCTACAGCGGTAATTTCCTGGGCGGAACACCGAACCGCAGCGGCGGTGAATACGCCAGTTACAGCGGTGTCGCGCTGGAAAGCGAATTTCTGCCGGACAGCCCGAATCACGCCACCTGGCCGCAACCGAGCTGCTGGGTCAAACCGGGTCAGACGTATAAGTCCTCGACGACGTATCAGTTCTTCGCGTTGTAA
- the galT gene encoding galactose-1-phosphate uridylyltransferase has product MTTFNPIDHPHRRYNPLTDQWVLVSPHRAKRPWQGQQEAVSQETLPAHDPDCFLCPGNTRVTGDVNPKYTGTFVFTNDYAALMPDTPFAPESDDPLMRVQSARGTSRVICFSPDHSKTLPQLSVEALTEIVRTWQEQSADLAKTYPWVQVFENKGAAMGCSNPHPHGQIWANSFLPNEAEREDRLQRTYLEQQGSPMLLDYVQRELADGSRTVVETEHWLAVVPYWAAWPFETLLLPKVHVKRITELSDAQRGDLALALKKLTSRYDNLFQCSFPYSMGWHGAPFTEDDNEHWQLHAHFYPPLLRSATVRKFMVGYEMLAETQRDLTAEQAAERLRAVSDVHYREAGEK; this is encoded by the coding sequence ATGACCACGTTTAACCCGATTGATCACCCGCATCGTCGCTACAACCCGCTGACCGATCAGTGGGTGTTAGTCAGCCCGCACCGCGCAAAACGTCCGTGGCAAGGCCAGCAGGAAGCCGTTTCGCAGGAAACGCTGCCTGCGCATGACCCGGACTGTTTCCTGTGTCCGGGCAACACCCGTGTGACTGGCGATGTGAATCCGAAATACACCGGCACGTTTGTGTTTACCAATGATTATGCCGCGCTGATGCCGGATACCCCTTTTGCGCCGGAAAGCGACGATCCACTGATGCGCGTTCAGAGCGCACGCGGCACCAGCCGGGTGATCTGTTTCTCGCCGGATCACAGCAAAACGCTGCCACAACTGTCGGTTGAAGCCCTGACGGAGATCGTCAGAACCTGGCAGGAGCAAAGCGCGGATCTGGCAAAAACCTATCCATGGGTGCAGGTTTTTGAGAACAAAGGCGCGGCGATGGGATGCTCCAACCCGCATCCGCATGGTCAGATCTGGGCCAACAGCTTCCTGCCTAACGAAGCCGAACGCGAAGATCGCCTGCAACGCACCTATCTTGAACAGCAAGGTTCGCCGATGCTGCTGGATTACGTGCAGCGCGAACTGGCCGATGGCAGCCGTACGGTGGTCGAAACCGAACACTGGCTGGCGGTGGTGCCTTACTGGGCAGCGTGGCCGTTCGAAACCTTGCTGTTGCCGAAAGTTCACGTCAAACGCATTACCGAACTGAGCGATGCACAACGCGGTGATCTGGCGCTGGCGCTGAAAAAGCTGACCAGCCGTTATGACAACCTGTTCCAGTGCTCTTTCCCGTATTCGATGGGCTGGCATGGCGCGCCATTTACCGAAGACGACAACGAACACTGGCAGTTGCACGCACATTTCTATCCGCCGTTGCTGCGTTCAGCCACGGTGCGCAAATTTATGGTCGGCTACGAAATGCTGGCTGAGACCCAACGCGACCTGACAGCGGAACAAGCCGCCGAGCGTCTGCGGGCGGTGAGTGATGTCCATTATCGTGAGGCCGGAGAAAAATAA
- the galK gene encoding galactokinase, with protein MKLKTKTLEIFADKFGYPATITIKAPGRVNLIGEHTDYNDGFVLPCAIDYETVIACAQRNDRTIRVIAADFDNDEDSFSLDEPILHSDAHPWANYVRGVVKHLMLRNKDFSGADMVISGNVPQGAGLSSSASLEVAVGQALKSLYDLPLDGVALALNGQEAENQFVGCNCGIMDQLISALGKENHSLLIDCRSLETRAVSMPKNAAVVIINSNVKRGLVDSEYNARREQCEVAARFFGVKALRDVDPALFFSIQDELDPVVARRARHVITENDRTLAAADALASGDLKRMGELMAESHASMRDDFEITVPQIDKLVEIVKEVIGDKGGVRMTGGGFGGCIVALVPEDMVEKVRHAVEQQYHAHSGLKETFYVCTASQGAGIC; from the coding sequence ATGAAACTGAAGACCAAAACCCTGGAAATCTTTGCCGATAAATTCGGCTACCCTGCCACCATTACCATCAAAGCACCGGGCCGCGTAAATCTGATCGGCGAACATACCGATTACAACGACGGTTTCGTGCTGCCATGCGCCATCGATTATGAAACAGTGATTGCCTGTGCACAGCGTAATGACCGCACCATCCGCGTGATCGCCGCCGATTTCGATAACGACGAAGACAGCTTCTCGCTCGACGAGCCTATTTTGCACAGCGATGCGCACCCGTGGGCCAACTACGTGCGTGGCGTGGTGAAGCATCTGATGCTGCGTAACAAAGATTTCTCCGGCGCGGACATGGTGATCAGCGGCAATGTGCCACAGGGTGCAGGCCTGAGTTCATCCGCATCGCTGGAAGTGGCGGTCGGTCAGGCGCTGAAATCATTGTACGATCTGCCGCTGGACGGCGTTGCGCTGGCACTGAACGGTCAGGAAGCGGAGAACCAGTTTGTCGGCTGTAACTGCGGCATTATGGATCAGCTTATTTCTGCGCTGGGCAAAGAAAATCATTCACTGCTGATCGACTGTCGCTCGCTGGAAACCCGTGCAGTGTCCATGCCGAAAAACGCCGCGGTGGTCATTATCAACTCCAACGTGAAACGCGGTCTGGTGGACAGCGAATACAATGCCCGTCGCGAACAGTGCGAAGTGGCGGCACGCTTCTTTGGCGTAAAAGCGCTGCGTGACGTTGACCCTGCCCTATTCTTCTCCATTCAGGATGAGCTGGATCCGGTCGTTGCCCGCCGTGCACGTCACGTCATCACAGAAAATGACCGTACGCTGGCAGCAGCTGATGCGCTGGCCAGTGGCGACCTGAAACGTATGGGCGAGCTGATGGCAGAATCTCACGCCTCAATGCGTGATGATTTTGAAATCACCGTGCCGCAAATCGATAAGCTGGTGGAAATCGTTAAAGAAGTGATTGGCGATAAAGGCGGCGTGCGCATGACCGGCGGCGGCTTTGGCGGTTGCATCGTGGCGCTGGTGCCGGAAGACATGGTGGAGAAAGTCCGTCATGCCGTTGAACAGCAATATCACGCGCACAGCGGTCTGAAAGAAACCTTCTACGTTTGCACAGCTTCCCAAGGAGCAGGCATATGCTAA
- the galE gene encoding UDP-glucose 4-epimerase GalE produces MYVLVTGGSGYIGSHTCVQLIDAGFTPIILDNLHNSKVSVLERIHSLTGKTPLFYEGDIRDRALLDKIFSEHPVHSVIHFAGWKAVGESVAKPLAYYDNNVTGTLVLVEAMREAGVKNLIFSSSATVYGDQPKTPYVEDFPTGNPSSPYGRSKLMVEQILQDVQRAEPEWSITLLRYFNPVGAHPSGLMGEDPQGVPNNLMPFIAQVAVGRRESVAIFGNDYPTPDGTGVRDYIHVVDLADGHLAAMKTLHNKAGVHIYNLGAGFGHSVLDVVNAFSKACGKPVNYKFAPRREGDLPAYWADPTKAAKELNWKVTRTLEDMANDTWLWQSKNPQGYPD; encoded by the coding sequence ATGTACGTCTTAGTCACAGGTGGTAGCGGTTACATCGGTAGTCATACTTGCGTGCAACTGATTGATGCAGGCTTTACGCCAATCATTCTTGATAACCTTCATAACAGCAAAGTCAGCGTACTGGAACGCATCCACAGCCTGACCGGCAAAACGCCGCTGTTCTACGAAGGTGATATTCGCGACCGCGCGCTTCTCGATAAAATTTTCAGTGAGCACCCTGTTCATTCCGTCATTCATTTCGCTGGCTGGAAAGCCGTGGGTGAATCGGTGGCAAAACCGCTGGCTTATTATGACAACAACGTCACCGGCACGCTGGTGCTGGTTGAAGCCATGCGTGAAGCTGGCGTTAAAAACCTGATTTTCAGCTCTTCGGCGACCGTGTATGGCGATCAGCCAAAAACGCCTTACGTTGAAGATTTCCCGACCGGCAATCCGTCCAGCCCGTACGGCCGCAGCAAACTGATGGTCGAGCAAATTCTGCAGGATGTGCAGCGTGCAGAACCTGAATGGAGCATTACGCTGCTGCGTTACTTCAACCCGGTCGGCGCACATCCGTCTGGCCTGATGGGTGAAGATCCCCAGGGCGTGCCAAATAACCTGATGCCATTTATCGCGCAGGTAGCGGTAGGCCGTCGTGAGTCCGTGGCGATTTTCGGCAACGATTATCCGACACCGGACGGCACCGGCGTGCGTGATTATATCCATGTGGTGGATCTTGCCGACGGCCATCTGGCGGCAATGAAAACCCTGCACAACAAAGCGGGCGTACATATTTATAACCTGGGCGCGGGCTTCGGCCACAGCGTGCTGGATGTGGTAAATGCCTTCAGCAAAGCCTGCGGCAAGCCCGTGAATTACAAGTTTGCACCGCGCCGTGAGGGCGACTTACCGGCTTACTGGGCGGATCCGACCAAAGCGGCGAAAGAGCTGAACTGGAAAGTCACCCGAACGCTTGAAGACATGGCCAACGATACCTGGCTATGGCAGTCGAAAAACCCGCAAGGCTACCCGGACTAA
- a CDS encoding LysR substrate-binding domain-containing protein, whose translation MKKIRLPPLGSLKAFDVVAQQRSFKRAAEDIGVTATAISHQIRVLEEALGTAVFERSAREVRLTAAGKILRHATRQAFAGLQAAVEEIHHAGLPAALTLTTTSNFLTHWLVPRLADLKAAAPEMDLRLHTGIELVDLTRNTVDVAIRYSESANESLDSTLLYHDTFVLVASPALALKTMEDLKEVTLFHVENRHIPHPSPDWENWKKHVGPAQLNTDSGLRFTDETHAIQAAIAGQGVAIVSSLLAHDFIEKGILTTPFPQYLPGANYYLVTAKEKALREDIVTLRRWLLDKMSAFPRLESENEHGKLIQTKHKR comes from the coding sequence ATGAAGAAGATCCGTTTACCGCCGCTGGGTTCGCTCAAAGCGTTTGATGTCGTGGCGCAGCAAAGGAGTTTCAAACGCGCGGCAGAAGATATCGGCGTGACGGCCACCGCCATCAGCCATCAGATCCGTGTGCTTGAAGAAGCACTGGGCACGGCGGTGTTTGAGCGCAGCGCCCGTGAGGTCAGGCTAACCGCTGCGGGGAAAATTCTGCGCCACGCCACCCGGCAGGCATTTGCCGGATTACAGGCAGCCGTCGAAGAAATCCATCACGCCGGGTTGCCTGCGGCACTGACACTGACCACCACGTCCAATTTCCTGACGCACTGGCTGGTGCCGCGGCTGGCGGACTTAAAAGCCGCAGCGCCCGAAATGGATTTACGCCTGCACACCGGCATCGAACTGGTGGATTTAACCCGTAATACCGTGGATGTGGCGATCCGTTACAGTGAATCCGCCAATGAAAGCCTCGATTCAACGTTGCTTTATCACGACACTTTTGTGCTGGTTGCCAGTCCTGCACTGGCGCTGAAAACGATGGAAGATCTGAAAGAGGTGACGTTGTTTCATGTGGAAAACCGTCATATTCCCCATCCTTCTCCCGACTGGGAAAACTGGAAAAAACACGTCGGTCCCGCGCAATTAAATACCGACAGCGGCCTGCGCTTTACAGATGAAACCCATGCCATTCAGGCGGCAATTGCCGGTCAGGGCGTGGCGATTGTCAGCAGTTTGCTGGCACATGACTTCATTGAAAAAGGCATTCTGACCACGCCATTCCCTCAATATCTTCCCGGCGCAAACTATTATCTGGTGACCGCAAAAGAGAAAGCACTGCGCGAGGACATCGTGACGCTCCGCCGCTGGTTACTGGACAAAATGTCGGCATTTCCCCGGCTGGAGTCTGAAAATGAGCACGGAAAACTGATTCAGACAAAGCATAAACGTTAG
- the gpmA gene encoding 2,3-diphosphoglycerate-dependent phosphoglycerate mutase, translating to MAVTKLVLVRHGESEWNKENRFTGWHDVELSDKGRTEAKAAGQLLKDEGFQFDFAYTSVLKRAIHTLWSVLDELNQPWLPVEKSWKLNERHYGALQGLDKAETAQKYGDEQVKQWRRGFAVTPPELDRADERFPGHDPRYAKLTAAELPTTESLALTIERVIPYWTEVIKPRIASGERVIIAAHGNSLRALVKYLDDLSEEEILELNIPTGVPLVYEFDENYKPIKRYYLGNADEIAAKAAAVANQGKAK from the coding sequence ATGGCTGTAACCAAGCTGGTGCTGGTAAGACACGGTGAGAGTGAGTGGAATAAAGAAAACCGCTTTACCGGTTGGCATGATGTTGAACTGTCCGATAAGGGCCGCACCGAAGCAAAAGCTGCTGGTCAGCTGCTGAAAGACGAAGGCTTCCAATTCGATTTTGCATACACCTCTGTGCTGAAACGTGCCATCCACACACTGTGGAGCGTTTTGGACGAACTGAACCAGCCATGGCTGCCAGTTGAGAAATCCTGGAAACTGAACGAACGTCATTACGGTGCGTTGCAGGGTCTGGATAAAGCAGAAACTGCACAGAAATACGGTGACGAGCAAGTTAAACAATGGCGTCGTGGTTTTGCTGTGACGCCACCAGAACTGGATCGCGCTGACGAACGTTTCCCTGGCCACGACCCACGTTACGCTAAACTGACCGCGGCAGAACTGCCAACGACAGAAAGCCTGGCGCTGACCATCGAACGCGTCATCCCTTACTGGACTGAAGTGATCAAACCACGCATCGCCAGCGGCGAGCGCGTCATCATCGCGGCACACGGTAATTCCCTGCGCGCACTGGTTAAATATCTCGACGACCTGAGCGAAGAAGAAATTCTGGAACTGAACATCCCTACCGGTGTTCCACTGGTTTACGAGTTTGACGAAAACTACAAACCAATCAAACGTTACTATCTGGGTAATGCCGACGAAATCGCAGCGAAAGCAGCGGCCGTGGCAAACCAGGGTAAAGCGAAGTAA
- a CDS encoding MFS transporter: MNAKKLPMPLLASALGTLFVLNLALTLLSVAFYGLDTPLSHSLAGAAALFFVLFIISERYHPEPLLPRHLRSSLLLQISLWTRIFVTAVTYATWFMLAVAMYQLYGLGVPGIILSFVALLLIMLPGKALSEKLGRRMTSARTLLWGFMIVAGGLEGMAMTPSFWPVLLPGLLLTGFGAGMVRQAAAAERDLLTGAEYHYAILLGGWVRVSSTIVILALLILLLRNNPGQQGIENGFALLAALALAGVVTALMVPAKAKQNNVTARQSDNGRFRHQE, from the coding sequence ATGAACGCCAAAAAATTACCCATGCCGTTGCTGGCGTCTGCGCTGGGCACGCTGTTTGTGCTGAACCTGGCGCTGACACTGCTGAGCGTCGCCTTTTACGGTCTGGACACACCGCTGTCCCACTCGCTGGCGGGGGCTGCCGCACTCTTTTTTGTACTGTTTATCATCAGCGAACGTTATCACCCCGAACCGCTACTGCCACGTCATCTGCGGTCGTCGTTGCTGTTACAGATAAGTCTCTGGACGCGTATTTTCGTCACAGCGGTCACTTATGCCACGTGGTTCATGCTGGCGGTGGCGATGTATCAGCTTTACGGATTGGGCGTACCGGGCATTATTCTCAGCTTTGTTGCCTTATTGCTGATAATGCTGCCGGGCAAAGCGCTCAGCGAAAAGCTCGGGCGGAGAATGACATCTGCCCGCACCTTGCTGTGGGGTTTTATGATTGTGGCGGGCGGACTGGAGGGGATGGCGATGACACCCTCGTTCTGGCCGGTGCTGCTGCCGGGATTGTTACTGACCGGATTCGGGGCGGGTATGGTTCGCCAGGCCGCCGCGGCAGAAAGGGATCTGCTCACCGGGGCCGAATACCATTATGCAATCCTGCTGGGAGGTTGGGTTCGGGTGAGCAGTACCATAGTGATACTGGCACTGCTCATTCTGCTACTGAGAAATAACCCCGGCCAGCAGGGGATTGAAAACGGATTTGCATTGCTGGCGGCACTGGCGCTGGCTGGTGTCGTGACCGCGCTGATGGTTCCCGCAAAGGCGAAGCAAAATAACGTTACAGCGCGTCAATCTGATAACGGTAGATTTCGCCATCAGGAATAA
- a CDS encoding DUF1479 domain-containing protein: MDNRFTSTTLPVDYKKNIIEMKKQLRAQISDVEGLFRQVCEKIETEIAAARAEEAANGTAWPQISWAALAEGRVSDAQIAQVKRRGCLVVRQTFDRDDALAMDKSMLHYLDANHFDEVYRGPGDNFFGSLEASRPEIYPIYWSHAQMEARQSQEIGTVQSFLNRLWKFGDHQGAWFNPDVNIIYPDRIRRRLPGTTSKGLGAHTDSGALERWLLPAYQKVFRKIFTNRFEEYDPWDAAFRPDVNEYDVENTTKCSAFRTFQGWTALSDMQTGQGLLHVVPVPEAMAYVLLRPLLDDVPEDELCGVAPGRVLPVSEKWHPHLIKGLCSIPELQAGDSVWWHCDVIHSVAPVEDQQGWGNVMYIPAAPLCEKNVAYARKVHEALKTGASPADFPRENYEANWTGRFLERDLNANGRLGVGLKK; the protein is encoded by the coding sequence ATGGATAACAGATTTACGTCAACGACATTACCTGTTGATTATAAAAAGAATATTATCGAGATGAAAAAACAACTCCGCGCACAGATTAGCGATGTTGAAGGACTCTTCCGTCAGGTATGCGAAAAAATTGAAACGGAGATCGCCGCAGCACGGGCGGAGGAGGCAGCGAACGGGACTGCATGGCCACAAATCAGCTGGGCAGCGCTGGCGGAAGGCCGGGTTTCTGATGCGCAAATTGCTCAGGTGAAACGCCGCGGCTGTCTGGTGGTCCGTCAGACATTTGACCGCGATGACGCGCTGGCGATGGATAAATCCATGCTGCATTACCTCGATGCCAACCATTTCGATGAGGTCTACCGCGGGCCGGGTGATAACTTCTTCGGATCGCTGGAAGCTTCCCGGCCTGAAATTTATCCGATCTACTGGTCTCACGCGCAAATGGAAGCCAGACAGAGCCAGGAAATCGGCACGGTTCAGTCATTTTTAAACCGTCTCTGGAAGTTCGGGGACCATCAGGGCGCATGGTTTAATCCTGACGTAAATATTATCTATCCGGACAGGATCCGCAGGCGTCTTCCGGGCACCACTTCTAAGGGGCTGGGCGCGCATACCGATTCCGGCGCGTTAGAACGCTGGCTGTTACCGGCGTATCAGAAAGTCTTCCGCAAGATTTTCACCAACCGTTTTGAGGAATACGATCCATGGGATGCGGCTTTCAGACCCGACGTCAATGAATACGATGTGGAAAACACGACGAAATGCTCAGCGTTCCGGACATTCCAGGGCTGGACTGCGCTATCTGATATGCAAACCGGACAGGGCTTGCTGCACGTCGTTCCGGTGCCTGAGGCGATGGCGTATGTGCTGCTGCGTCCGCTGCTTGATGATGTGCCGGAAGATGAACTCTGTGGCGTTGCGCCTGGCCGCGTTTTACCTGTTTCAGAAAAATGGCATCCGCATCTGATTAAAGGCCTGTGCAGTATTCCGGAACTTCAGGCGGGCGACTCGGTATGGTGGCATTGTGACGTCATTCATTCCGTCGCGCCGGTTGAAGATCAGCAAGGATGGGGAAATGTGATGTACATTCCAGCCGCGCCGCTGTGCGAAAAGAATGTCGCTTATGCCCGTAAGGTACACGAAGCGCTGAAGACAGGCGCTTCACCAGCGGATTTCCCCCGCGAAAACTATGAAGCAAACTGGACAGGCCGATTCCTTGAACGAGATCTCAACGCTAACGGACGGCTGGGCGTAGGGCTGAAGAAGTAA
- the modF gene encoding molybdate ABC transporter ATP-binding protein ModF, with translation MSSLHISQGVFRLSDTRTLTLSDLNIRQADSWAFVGSNGSGKSALARALAGDLTLLKGTRENNFPHIVRLSFEQLQKLVADEWQRNNTDLLSEGEDDTGRTTAEIIQDEVRDPARCAALAAQFGIEKLLDRRFKYLSTGETRKTLLCQVLMQKPDLLVLDEPFDGLDVNARAQLAQLLETLSGEGQTMVLVLNRFDDIPAFVKNVGVLADCTLASVGAREQVMADALVAQLAHSESLNGMAVPEAEDPTARVSPPADSPLIVLRDGVVQYNDKPILHNLSWQVDHGQHWQITGQNGAGKSTLLSLITGDHAQGYSNDLTLFGRRRGSGETIWDIKRHIGYVSSSLHLDYRVSTSVRNVITSGFFDSIGIYQAVSDRQRLLTSQWLTLLGLDGDAGDSPFHSLSWGQQRLALIARALVKHPALLILDEPLQGLDPINRQLVRRFVDILIGEGETQLLFVSHHAEDAPECITHRLSFIPDGEIYRYQIDAL, from the coding sequence ATGTCGTCGTTACATATCTCGCAAGGCGTTTTCCGTCTCAGTGATACCCGAACCCTCACACTTTCTGATCTGAATATCCGGCAGGCCGACAGCTGGGCGTTTGTCGGCTCAAATGGCAGTGGAAAATCCGCACTGGCACGAGCGCTGGCAGGCGATTTAACCCTGCTGAAAGGTACCCGGGAAAACAATTTTCCGCATATTGTGCGTCTCTCATTCGAACAGTTGCAGAAGCTGGTGGCCGATGAATGGCAGCGTAACAACACCGACTTACTGAGCGAAGGTGAAGACGATACCGGCCGCACCACCGCTGAAATTATTCAGGATGAAGTGCGCGACCCCGCCCGCTGTGCTGCCCTTGCCGCACAGTTTGGTATTGAGAAATTGCTCGACCGCCGTTTCAAATATTTATCGACCGGCGAAACGCGCAAGACACTGCTGTGCCAGGTGCTGATGCAAAAACCCGATTTGCTGGTGCTTGATGAGCCGTTCGATGGCCTCGACGTCAACGCCCGGGCGCAACTGGCACAGTTGCTGGAAACCTTGTCCGGCGAAGGTCAGACGATGGTGCTGGTGCTTAACCGCTTTGACGACATTCCTGCATTTGTGAAAAATGTCGGCGTTCTGGCTGACTGCACGCTGGCCTCGGTGGGTGCGCGCGAACAGGTGATGGCTGATGCGCTGGTCGCGCAACTGGCACACAGCGAAAGCCTGAACGGCATGGCTGTGCCGGAAGCAGAAGATCCGACAGCCCGCGTCAGTCCGCCTGCCGACAGCCCTTTGATCGTACTGCGTGACGGCGTGGTGCAGTACAACGACAAGCCGATCCTGCACAATCTGAGCTGGCAGGTCGATCACGGTCAGCACTGGCAGATCACCGGCCAGAACGGTGCCGGGAAATCCACCTTACTGAGCCTTATCACCGGCGATCACGCACAGGGCTACAGCAATGATCTGACGCTGTTCGGTCGCCGGCGTGGCAGCGGTGAAACCATCTGGGACATCAAACGCCATATCGGCTACGTCAGCAGCAGTCTGCATCTGGATTATCGCGTCAGCACCAGCGTGCGCAATGTCATTACTTCCGGCTTCTTCGATTCGATCGGCATTTATCAGGCGGTATCTGACCGGCAGAGATTGCTCACCTCGCAATGGCTGACACTGCTCGGACTGGACGGCGATGCCGGTGATAGCCCGTTCCACAGTTTATCCTGGGGACAACAGCGGCTGGCGCTCATCGCCCGCGCGCTGGTCAAGCATCCGGCGCTGTTAATTCTGGATGAACCTTTGCAGGGTCTGGATCCGATCAACCGCCAGCTGGTGCGCCGTTTTGTCGATATTCTGATCGGCGAAGGCGAAACCCAGTTGCTGTTTGTTTCGCATCATGCGGAAGATGCGCCGGAATGTATTACTCACCGGCTGAGCTTTATTCCTGATGGCGAAATCTACCGTTATCAGATTGACGCGCTGTAA
- a CDS encoding GNAT family N-acetyltransferase codes for MPVRLACPDEAEILWEIRNQAIRHGCKNTYGADIVMAWTPEQMPAGYRKAIAENPFFVAQVHGLETPAATGFLDLKNGSVEAIFTLPEFEGKGLATQILAAIKAEAKSRGFTALTLASTPNAFEFYKRNGFSLVKESLYRSEMANADLRCMDMKCTL; via the coding sequence ATGCCCGTCAGACTCGCCTGCCCCGATGAAGCGGAAATACTCTGGGAAATCAGAAATCAGGCTATCCGCCACGGATGTAAAAATACCTATGGCGCAGACATTGTGATGGCGTGGACGCCCGAACAGATGCCTGCCGGATATCGCAAAGCTATTGCGGAGAATCCTTTTTTTGTCGCACAGGTGCACGGGCTGGAGACACCGGCGGCAACAGGTTTTCTCGATCTGAAAAATGGCAGTGTTGAAGCGATTTTTACGTTGCCGGAATTCGAAGGCAAAGGTCTCGCCACCCAAATTCTTGCTGCCATAAAAGCGGAAGCCAAATCGCGGGGATTCACAGCACTTACGCTGGCTTCCACACCGAATGCTTTTGAATTTTATAAGAGGAACGGTTTCAGTCTGGTAAAAGAGAGTCTTTACCGCTCTGAGATGGCGAATGCTGATTTGCGTTGTATGGATATGAAATGCACGCTCTGA